One window of Kosakonia cowanii JCM 10956 = DSM 18146 genomic DNA carries:
- the alkA gene encoding DNA-3-methyladenine glycosylase 2 — protein MYTLHWQPPYDWAWMLSFLGARAVAGVEVVSESRYVRSCAFGGHRGIITAEPDETSATLKVTLSEGLEPVAEHCLQRLERLFDLSCEPERINTRLGDLAAARPGLRLPGSIDPFEQAVRAVLGQLVSVAMAAKLTAKVAHRYGEVMDEAPGFITFPTAQQIAAADAQVLKSLGMPLKRAQALITLAEAACDGTFPLQRPDDVEQGVKALMNYPGIGRWTANYFALRGWQAKDIFLADDYAIKQRFAGMTPAQTRRYAERWQPFRSYALLHIWFTQAWSPEP, from the coding sequence ATGTACACACTGCACTGGCAGCCGCCCTATGACTGGGCGTGGATGTTGAGTTTCTTAGGCGCGCGCGCCGTCGCGGGCGTGGAAGTGGTGAGCGAGTCGCGCTATGTGCGCTCCTGTGCCTTTGGCGGCCATCGCGGGATTATTACCGCCGAGCCGGATGAGACAAGCGCGACGCTGAAGGTCACCTTAAGTGAGGGGCTTGAACCGGTTGCTGAACACTGTTTGCAGCGGCTGGAGAGGTTATTTGATCTCTCCTGCGAGCCGGAGCGTATCAATACGCGGCTTGGCGATCTCGCCGCCGCGCGCCCTGGCCTGCGGCTGCCCGGCTCGATCGATCCCTTCGAGCAGGCGGTGCGCGCTGTGCTCGGGCAACTGGTGAGCGTGGCGATGGCGGCAAAGCTGACGGCGAAAGTCGCGCATCGTTATGGCGAAGTGATGGATGAAGCGCCGGGCTTTATCACCTTTCCCACCGCACAGCAGATTGCCGCCGCCGATGCACAGGTGCTGAAAAGTCTCGGGATGCCGCTAAAGCGCGCCCAGGCACTGATTACCCTTGCCGAGGCTGCCTGCGACGGCACCTTTCCACTCCAGAGGCCAGATGATGTGGAGCAGGGGGTGAAAGCGCTAATGAACTATCCGGGAATTGGGCGCTGGACGGCGAACTACTTTGCGCTGCGCGGCTGGCAGGCGAAAGATATCTTCTTAGCGGATGATTATGCGATTAAGCAGCGTTTCGCCGGGATGACGCCCGCGCAGACGCGCCGTTATGCCGAGCGCTGGCAGCCGTTTCGCTCTTACGCGCTGTTGCATATCTGGTTTACGCAGGCGTGGTCGCCCGAGCCATAA
- the yegD gene encoding molecular chaperone, with the protein MFIGFDYGTANCSVAVMRDNAPQLLTMENNSTLLPSMLCAPTREAVSEWLYRHHQVPATGSETQALLRRAVSFNREEDIEVNAASVQFGLASLRQYVSDPEEVYFVKSPKSFLGASGLKPQQIALFEDLVCAMMLHIRKQAESQLPEAIRQAVIGRPINFQGLGGDEANAQAQGILERAATRAGFEEVVFQFEPVAAGLDFEATLDEEKRVLVVDIGGGTTDCSLILMGPQWREKADRSASLLGHSGCRVGGNDLDIALAFKNLMPLLGMGGQTEKGIALPILPWWNAVAINDVPAQTEFYSTANGRLLNDLLRDARDAEKVALLVKVWKQRLGYRLVRSAEESKIALSDTQQVTASLPFISDSLATAIDQQGLENALNQPLQRIIEQVQLALATSNETPDVIYLTGGSARSPIIKKALAETLPGITIAGGDDFGSVTAGLARWAQVVFR; encoded by the coding sequence GTGTTTATTGGTTTTGACTACGGTACGGCAAACTGCTCGGTAGCGGTGATGCGCGATAACGCGCCACAGCTGCTGACCATGGAAAATAACAGCACCTTGCTGCCGTCGATGCTCTGCGCGCCGACGCGCGAAGCGGTGAGCGAGTGGCTCTATCGCCACCATCAGGTTCCGGCAACGGGGAGTGAAACCCAGGCGCTGCTGCGCCGGGCGGTGAGCTTCAACCGCGAAGAGGACATTGAGGTCAACGCCGCCAGCGTCCAGTTCGGTCTCGCTTCACTGCGCCAGTATGTGAGCGATCCGGAAGAGGTCTACTTCGTTAAATCCCCGAAGTCGTTTCTTGGTGCCAGCGGCCTGAAACCGCAGCAGATCGCGCTGTTTGAGGATCTGGTCTGCGCCATGATGCTGCATATCCGCAAGCAGGCAGAGAGCCAGCTGCCGGAGGCGATTCGCCAGGCGGTGATTGGCCGGCCGATCAACTTCCAGGGGCTCGGCGGCGATGAGGCTAACGCCCAGGCACAGGGCATCCTTGAGCGCGCCGCAACGCGCGCAGGCTTCGAAGAGGTGGTGTTCCAGTTCGAACCGGTTGCCGCTGGCCTCGATTTTGAAGCGACATTAGATGAAGAGAAGCGCGTACTGGTGGTCGACATCGGCGGCGGGACCACCGACTGCTCGCTGATCCTGATGGGTCCGCAGTGGCGCGAGAAAGCGGATCGCAGCGCCAGCCTGCTCGGCCACAGCGGCTGCCGCGTTGGCGGGAACGATCTCGACATCGCGCTGGCGTTCAAAAACCTGATGCCGCTGCTCGGCATGGGCGGACAGACGGAAAAAGGCATTGCGCTGCCGATCCTGCCGTGGTGGAACGCGGTGGCGATCAACGATGTTCCGGCACAGACGGAGTTCTACAGCACGGCAAACGGTCGTCTGTTAAACGACCTGTTGCGCGATGCGCGCGACGCAGAAAAGGTCGCTCTGCTGGTGAAAGTGTGGAAGCAGCGCCTCGGCTACCGGCTGGTGCGCAGCGCGGAAGAGAGCAAAATCGCCCTCTCCGACACGCAGCAGGTGACCGCTTCACTGCCGTTTATCAGCGACAGCCTCGCCACTGCCATCGATCAGCAGGGGCTGGAAAACGCCCTTAACCAGCCGTTACAGCGCATTATTGAGCAGGTGCAGCTGGCGCTGGCAACCAGTAATGAGACGCCGGACGTGATCTACTTAACCGGCGGCAGCGCTCGTTCACCGATTATCAAAAAAGCGCTGGCGGAAACGCTGCCCGGCATCACCATTGCTGGCGGTGATGACTTCGGCTCGGTGACTGCCGGGCTGGCCCGCTGGGCGCAGGTCGTCTTCCGTTAA
- a CDS encoding MdtA/MuxA family multidrug efflux RND transporter periplasmic adaptor subunit has translation MKGRVTFRRTVVAALVIALAGAAWYYFAHSASTTTASGQQAPSGGGRHGMRGALPPVQAATATSESVPRYLSGLGTVTAANTVTVRSRVSGQLKAIHFQEGQQVNAGDLLAEIDPSEFNVALAQAQGQLAKDKATLANARRDLARYQQLAKTSLVSRQDLDAQQALVSESEGTVKADEASVASAQLQLEWSRITAPVSGRVGLKQVDVGNQISSSDTTGIVVLTQTHPIDLIFTLPESDIATVVQAQKSAQKLVVEAWDRTNKQKLSSGTLLSLDNQIDATTGTIKLKARFDNQDDALFPNQFVNARMLVATQQDAVVIPAAALQMGNEGNFVWVLNDKNKVSKHTVTPGIQDSQKVVISAGLSAGDRVVTDGIDRLTEGAQVEVVDASNAETLPAKRERPAKGAQG, from the coding sequence ATGAAAGGACGAGTCACTTTTCGCCGCACCGTTGTCGCGGCACTGGTCATCGCACTGGCTGGTGCGGCCTGGTACTATTTTGCGCACAGCGCCTCAACCACCACGGCAAGCGGACAACAAGCGCCTTCAGGCGGCGGACGTCACGGCATGCGCGGCGCGCTGCCGCCGGTGCAGGCGGCCACCGCCACCAGCGAATCCGTTCCGCGCTATCTCTCCGGCCTCGGCACAGTTACCGCGGCGAATACCGTTACCGTGCGCAGCCGCGTCTCGGGTCAGCTTAAGGCGATCCATTTCCAGGAGGGGCAACAGGTTAACGCTGGCGATCTGCTGGCGGAGATTGACCCCAGCGAATTCAACGTCGCGCTGGCGCAGGCGCAGGGCCAGCTGGCGAAAGATAAAGCCACCCTTGCCAACGCCCGCCGCGATCTTGCCCGCTACCAGCAGCTGGCGAAAACCAGCCTCGTCTCTCGCCAGGATCTCGATGCCCAGCAGGCGCTGGTCAGCGAATCCGAAGGCACGGTGAAAGCGGATGAAGCCTCCGTCGCCAGCGCCCAGTTGCAGCTGGAGTGGAGCCGCATCACCGCGCCGGTTAGCGGACGCGTCGGCCTGAAGCAGGTCGATGTCGGCAACCAGATTAGCAGCAGCGACACCACCGGTATTGTGGTGCTGACGCAGACCCACCCTATCGATCTCATCTTTACCCTGCCAGAGAGCGACATCGCGACCGTTGTGCAGGCGCAGAAAAGTGCGCAGAAACTGGTGGTGGAAGCCTGGGATCGCACCAATAAGCAGAAGCTCAGCAGCGGTACGTTGTTGAGCCTGGATAACCAGATCGACGCCACCACCGGCACCATCAAGCTGAAAGCGCGTTTCGACAACCAGGACGACGCCCTCTTCCCGAATCAATTTGTTAACGCCCGGATGCTGGTCGCCACCCAGCAGGATGCGGTGGTGATCCCCGCTGCGGCGCTGCAAATGGGTAATGAAGGCAACTTCGTCTGGGTGCTGAACGATAAGAACAAGGTCAGCAAACACACGGTAACGCCAGGCATTCAGGACAGCCAGAAAGTGGTGATTAGCGCCGGGTTATCGGCAGGCGATCGCGTCGTCACCGACGGTATTGACCGCCTGACAGAGGGCGCGCAGGTGGAAGTGGTTGACGCCAGCAACGCAGAAACCCTGCCCGCGAAGCGTGAACGTCCGGCGAAAGGAGCACAAGGCTGA
- a CDS encoding diguanylate cyclase: MKKQYQHVLVTTPHPVLRLISLGLLSFFFTLFSLELIRFGTIIAPLWFPTAIMTVAFYRHAGKMWPGIALACALGNVAATIALFSPSFLDLRYTLVNIVEAVAGAILLRKLLPSYNPLKNLTDWIRLAIGSVLIPPLIGGVLICLLVPTDNLLRTFIIWVLSEAIGALALVPLGLLFKPHYLLRHRNPKLLLESLVTLILTLLLSWLALHYLPWPFTAVIVLLMWSAVRLPRMEAFLIYLATVMVASLVLAIDPNVVSMPKSGVMMNAPWLPFLMILLPVHVMTMVMYAFRTERKHIIESEARFRNAMEYSAIGMALVGTDGQWLQANKALCQFLGYSQEELRLMTFQQLTWPEDLARDMAQLQQLTRGEIASYSMEKRYYTRNGDLVWGLLAVSVVRHANGTPLYFIAQVEDINDLKQTEWVNKRLMERITLANEAGGIGIWEWELEPDIISWDKRMFEMYEVPAHLKPTWQLWYERIVPEDRPETERVIRDALASRIAFKLEFRIAVTDGIRHIRSLANRVLNKQGEVERLLGVSMDMTEVKQLNEALYQEKERLHITLDSIGEAVLCTDVEMKVTFMNPVAEKMSGWSQESAMGQPLLKVLHITFGDSGPVLENIHSGDMSRTDIEQDVVLHCRAGGSFDIHYTITPLSTLDGQNIGSVLVIQDVTESRKMLRQLSYSASHDALTHLANRVSFEANLKRLLSTVQEYHQRHALVFIDLDRFKAVNDSAGHAAGDTLLREISTLMLSLLRSTDILARLGGDEFGLLLPECNVESARYIAGRMIEAINDYRFSWEGREHRIGASAGITIIDEYNHQASEVMSQADIACYASKHSGRGRVTVYEPKQGLMQHERSMMSLEEQWRIIKENHLLMIARGVASPRVPEACNFWLLSLRLWTSEGEVMEEHAFRAGLHEPELIRALDQRVFHEFFSKHAAAITAKGLGVALPLSVHGLASSSLVDELLSLLESGPMPGRLLHLVIPADALVREGHARIENLRRLRHAGCRIILSRVGHDLDVFEHITPHMADYLLLEPELVSNVHGNLMDEMMVTIIQGHAQRLGLKSIAGPTHQPMIMDTLSGIGIDLIYGDTISQAHPLDLMLNTSYFAIN; encoded by the coding sequence ATGAAAAAACAATACCAACACGTTTTGGTTACCACACCACATCCCGTGCTGCGGCTAATAAGTCTTGGACTGCTCTCTTTTTTCTTCACGCTCTTCTCTCTTGAGCTGATTCGATTTGGCACCATTATTGCGCCGCTCTGGTTCCCCACCGCCATCATGACCGTTGCGTTTTACCGCCATGCCGGCAAGATGTGGCCGGGCATCGCCCTCGCCTGCGCGCTGGGTAATGTCGCTGCCACCATTGCGCTCTTTTCGCCGTCGTTTCTCGATTTGCGTTATACGCTGGTCAATATTGTTGAAGCCGTTGCAGGCGCGATCCTGCTGCGCAAACTGCTGCCTTCCTATAATCCGCTTAAAAATCTTACCGACTGGATACGCCTTGCCATTGGCAGCGTGCTGATACCGCCGCTGATTGGCGGCGTGCTGATTTGCTTGCTGGTGCCGACGGATAACCTGCTGCGCACCTTTATTATCTGGGTGTTGTCGGAAGCGATCGGTGCGCTGGCGCTGGTGCCGCTCGGTCTGCTCTTCAAACCCCACTATCTGCTACGCCATCGTAACCCCAAACTCCTGCTGGAAAGCCTGGTTACCCTGATCCTGACGCTGCTGTTGAGCTGGCTGGCGCTGCACTATCTGCCGTGGCCCTTTACCGCCGTGATTGTGCTGCTGATGTGGAGCGCGGTACGCCTGCCGCGCATGGAAGCCTTCTTAATTTATCTCGCGACGGTGATGGTGGCCTCGCTGGTGCTGGCTATCGATCCTAATGTCGTGAGTATGCCGAAGAGCGGCGTGATGATGAATGCGCCGTGGCTGCCCTTTTTGATGATTCTTTTGCCGGTGCATGTCATGACCATGGTGATGTACGCCTTTCGCACCGAGCGCAAGCACATCATCGAGAGCGAAGCGCGTTTTCGTAACGCCATGGAGTATTCAGCGATTGGCATGGCGCTAGTCGGTACCGACGGCCAGTGGTTACAGGCTAACAAAGCCCTGTGCCAGTTTCTCGGCTACAGCCAGGAGGAGCTGCGTCTGATGACCTTCCAGCAGCTCACCTGGCCGGAAGATCTGGCGCGGGATATGGCGCAGTTGCAGCAGCTGACGCGCGGCGAAATTGCCAGCTATTCGATGGAAAAACGCTACTACACGCGCAACGGCGATCTGGTCTGGGGCCTGCTGGCGGTCTCGGTGGTGCGTCACGCCAACGGCACTCCGCTCTACTTTATTGCCCAGGTTGAAGATATTAACGATCTCAAGCAGACCGAATGGGTCAACAAACGGCTGATGGAGCGCATTACCCTCGCTAACGAAGCGGGCGGCATCGGCATCTGGGAGTGGGAGCTGGAGCCGGACATCATCAGTTGGGATAAACGGATGTTCGAGATGTATGAAGTGCCTGCGCATCTCAAACCGACCTGGCAGCTCTGGTACGAAAGGATTGTGCCGGAAGACCGCCCGGAAACCGAGCGGGTGATCCGTGACGCGCTGGCGTCGCGCATCGCGTTCAAGCTTGAGTTCCGCATTGCCGTGACAGACGGTATCCGCCATATTCGCTCGCTGGCCAACCGCGTCCTTAATAAACAGGGCGAGGTCGAACGGCTGCTCGGCGTCAGTATGGATATGACGGAGGTAAAACAGCTTAACGAAGCGCTTTACCAGGAGAAGGAGCGGCTGCATATCACTCTCGACTCCATCGGAGAAGCGGTGCTCTGTACCGATGTCGAAATGAAAGTCACCTTTATGAACCCGGTCGCCGAGAAGATGAGCGGCTGGTCGCAAGAGAGCGCCATGGGTCAGCCTCTGCTGAAGGTGCTGCACATCACTTTTGGCGATAGCGGCCCGGTACTGGAAAATATTCACAGTGGGGATATGTCACGCACGGATATTGAACAGGACGTGGTGCTGCACTGCCGCGCGGGCGGTAGCTTCGACATTCACTACACCATTACCCCGCTCAGCACCCTCGACGGGCAGAATATCGGCTCGGTGCTGGTTATCCAGGATGTGACCGAATCGCGCAAAATGCTGCGCCAGCTGAGCTACAGCGCCTCGCACGATGCCCTTACCCATCTGGCAAACCGCGTCAGTTTCGAGGCGAACCTTAAACGCCTGCTGTCGACGGTACAGGAGTACCATCAACGCCATGCGCTGGTGTTTATCGATCTTGACCGCTTTAAAGCGGTTAACGATAGCGCCGGGCATGCCGCTGGCGATACGCTGCTGCGCGAGATCTCAACGCTGATGCTCAGCCTGCTGCGCTCAACGGATATTCTTGCCCGCCTGGGCGGCGATGAGTTTGGCCTGCTGCTGCCGGAGTGTAATGTCGAAAGCGCGCGTTATATCGCCGGTCGTATGATTGAAGCGATCAATGATTATCGCTTTAGCTGGGAGGGCCGCGAGCACCGCATCGGTGCCAGCGCCGGGATAACGATTATCGATGAGTATAACCATCAGGCTTCCGAGGTGATGTCGCAGGCCGATATCGCCTGTTATGCCTCGAAGCACAGCGGTCGTGGTCGGGTGACGGTCTATGAACCGAAACAGGGGCTGATGCAGCATGAGCGCTCGATGATGTCGCTGGAGGAGCAGTGGCGCATCATCAAAGAGAACCATCTGTTAATGATTGCGCGCGGCGTCGCCTCACCGCGGGTGCCGGAAGCGTGCAACTTCTGGCTGCTCTCCCTGCGCTTGTGGACCAGCGAAGGGGAAGTGATGGAGGAGCACGCGTTTCGCGCCGGGCTCCATGAGCCGGAGCTGATTCGCGCCCTCGACCAACGCGTCTTCCATGAGTTTTTCAGTAAGCATGCGGCCGCCATCACCGCCAAAGGGTTGGGCGTCGCCCTGCCCCTCTCCGTGCACGGTCTGGCAAGCAGTAGCCTGGTGGATGAACTGTTATCTCTGCTTGAGAGCGGCCCGATGCCGGGGCGTCTGCTGCATCTGGTGATCCCGGCAGATGCGCTGGTGCGCGAAGGCCATGCCCGGATTGAAAACCTCAGACGTCTGCGTCATGCGGGGTGTCGCATTATCCTCAGCCGTGTCGGGCACGATCTCGATGTTTTCGAGCACATCACACCGCATATGGCTGATTATCTGCTGCTGGAGCCGGAGCTGGTCTCTAACGTGCACGGCAATTTGATGGATGAGATGATGGTGACCATTATTCAGGGGCATGCGCAGCGCCTTGGGCTGAAGAGCATTGCCGGGCCGACGCATCAGCCAATGATAATGGATACGCTCTCCGGGATTGGCATTGACCTGATTTATGGCGATACCATCTCCCAGGCGCACCCGCTCGATTTGATGCTCAATACCAGTTATTTCGCCATCAACTAA